One genomic window of Cupriavidus malaysiensis includes the following:
- the dusB gene encoding tRNA dihydrouridine synthase DusB has translation MQIGPHRLRNNLFVAPMAGVTDRPFRQLCKRLGAGYAVSEMVASNAQLWKSEKTMRRANHTGEVEPIAVQIAGAEPGMMAEAARYNVERGAQIIDINMGCPAKKVCNVAAGSALLQNEPLVARIVEAVVAAVAEVDAKVPVTLKIRTGWNRENRNALRVARLAEDAGISMLTIHGRTRADLYHGEAEYETIAAVKAQAGIPIVANGDITTPQKARQVLAATGADALMIGRAAQGRPWLFREIEHFLATGELLPPPEVAEIRAIMNEHLADHYAFYGEFTGVRTARKHIAWYTRGLKGANLFRHHMNTLDSSTAQLAAVNAFFDEQAQLSDRLVYVDEAQQGDQDGQDSETDNKNRELLAA, from the coding sequence GTGCAGATCGGACCGCATCGCCTTCGCAACAACCTCTTCGTCGCGCCCATGGCCGGCGTGACGGACCGCCCCTTCCGCCAGCTGTGCAAGCGGCTCGGGGCCGGCTATGCCGTCTCCGAGATGGTCGCGTCGAACGCCCAGTTGTGGAAGAGCGAGAAGACCATGCGGCGCGCCAACCATACCGGGGAAGTGGAGCCGATCGCGGTGCAGATCGCCGGCGCAGAACCCGGCATGATGGCCGAGGCGGCCCGCTACAACGTCGAGCGCGGCGCGCAGATCATCGACATCAACATGGGCTGCCCGGCCAAGAAGGTCTGCAATGTGGCGGCCGGTTCGGCGCTGCTGCAGAACGAGCCGCTGGTGGCACGCATCGTCGAGGCGGTGGTGGCGGCCGTGGCCGAGGTCGATGCGAAGGTGCCGGTCACGCTGAAGATCCGCACCGGCTGGAACCGCGAGAACCGCAACGCGCTGCGCGTGGCGCGCCTGGCCGAAGACGCCGGCATCAGCATGCTGACGATCCACGGCCGTACCCGCGCCGACCTCTACCACGGCGAGGCCGAGTACGAGACGATCGCCGCGGTCAAGGCGCAGGCCGGCATCCCGATCGTCGCCAACGGCGACATCACCACACCGCAGAAGGCCAGGCAGGTGCTGGCAGCGACCGGCGCCGACGCGCTGATGATCGGCCGCGCGGCGCAGGGACGGCCCTGGCTGTTCCGCGAGATCGAGCATTTCCTCGCCACCGGCGAACTGCTGCCGCCGCCCGAGGTGGCCGAGATCCGCGCCATCATGAACGAGCACCTGGCCGACCACTACGCCTTCTACGGGGAATTCACCGGCGTGCGCACCGCGCGCAAGCATATCGCCTGGTACACGCGCGGCCTGAAAGGGGCCAACCTGTTCCGCCACCACATGAACACGCTGGACAGCAGCACGGCGCAACTCGCCGCGGTCAACGCCTTCTTCGACGAGCAGGCGCAGCTGTCGGACCGGCTGGTCTATGTGGACGAGGCGCAGCAGGGCGACCAGGACGGGCAGGACAGCGAAACCGACAACAAGAACAGGGAGTTGCTTGCCGCATGA